The proteins below are encoded in one region of Oncorhynchus tshawytscha isolate Ot180627B linkage group LG04, Otsh_v2.0, whole genome shotgun sequence:
- the LOC112249105 gene encoding cytosolic iron-sulfur assembly component 2B yields MLLIPSTTEKYLIFFRSINDPEHPLSLEELNVVEQVRVRVDDQENTVGVEFTPTIPHCSMATLIGLSIKVKLLRSLPERFKIDVHITPGTHTSEDAVNKQLADKERVAAALENSQLLEVVNQCLISNARTS; encoded by the exons ATGTTGCTGATCCCATCGACGACAGAGAAATATTTGATATTCTTTCG ATCTATTAATGATCCTGAACACCCACTGTCCCTCGAGGAATTGAACGTCGTAGAACAAGTGCGAGTGCGC GTAGATGATCAAGAGAACACTGTGGGTGTGGAGTTCACCCCCACTATACCCCACTGCAGCATGGCAACTCTCATAGGCCTGTCCATCAAAGTCAAGCTGCTGCGATCCCTACCAGAAAGGTTTAAG ATTGATGTGCACATCACTCCTGGGACGCATACCTCAGAAGATGCAG TCAACAAACAGCtggcagacaaagagagagtggcCGCTGCACTCGAGAACTCCCAGCTTCTGGAGGTGGTCAACCAGTGTCTGATATCCAATGCAAGGACAAGCTGA
- the LOC112249103 gene encoding B-cadherin-like isoform X4 translates to MGAFWFVELGVLILFLQAFRPGSSESKCLPGFNSEIYIFKVERYHLQSGRRLGKVVFDDCTSRTSFLFHSEDSRFKVDGDGTLKLKRGLTLHNGHKEFYVSTQSKGKKITVPVRVLHEARHDHHHNHHEMTNQPKPGESLSLPVLNFPKSSGGLKRRKRDWVIPPINFPENDRGPFPKNMVQIKSSNDKEVKIQYSITGTGADLPPVGLFTVDKNSGILYVTQPLDRERKDQYILLAHAVAVGAGIAEDPMEIIVKVIDMNDNKPVFTQDPFTGTVPEASKPGDEVMQVTATDADEEGSANSDVRYTILSQEPPLPSPNMFVINPVTGGIRVNAPGLDREKFTKYTLAIQAADMEGNGLTSFGKAIITVTDSNDNAPQFVTPSYTVSVPENKVDALVVKMPVTDGDEPHSSAWATTYKIVDGDPQGLFSVSTGPSKLEGIITTAKPLDFEKNSKYTLLVTVQNEVPFAISLPTSTATVVVNVEDVNEAPVFTPVEKIIRKPEDLPVDSDLVLYTATDPDTARNQKVTYKIRNDPAGWLSINKDTGLIKVKSLMDRESTFVQDNKYSVIVLGIDNDEIPATGTGTLIIELEDVNDNAPTIDESVIRVCNKESSPQLLSVTDKDSAGFAAPYTVQLQGPSHSNWTARMNDTKTGIILTLKTVLDSGDYMVVLRVSDNQGLHHDSTIQASVCDCKGADVQCTDKAVAGFGISSILGILGAVLLLLLLSLLLLMFLRKRGGEKKEPLLQEDDVRDNIYYYDEEGGGEDDQDFDLSVLHRGLDNRPDVFRNDIAPTMARPEYRPRPANPADIGNFIDDNLKAADNDPTAPPYDSLLVFDYEGGGSEAGSLSSLNSSNSGGDQDYDLLQEWGPRFKKLSDMYGGGED, encoded by the exons ATGGGGGCATTTTGGTTCGTGGAGTTGGGCGTATTAATATTATTTCTCCAG GCTTTCAGACCAGGGTCGTCGGAGTCAAAATGTCTACCAGGTTTCAATTcagaaatatacattttcaaagtGGAAAGATATCACTTACAAAGTGGCCGGAGACTAGGAAAAG TGGTTTTTGATGACTGCACCAGCCGTACCAGCTTTCTCTTTCACTCCGAGGATTCACGCTTCAAAGTAGATGGCGACGGGACGCTGAAACTGAAGAGGGGGCTGACTCTGCATAATGGACATAAGGAGTTCTATGTCTCTACCCAGTCCAAGGGCAAGAAGATCACGGTTCCAGTCAGAGTGCTGCATGAGGCCAGACATGACCACCACCACAATCACCATGAGATGACCAACCAGCCCAAG CCAGGAGAAAGTCTGTCTCTACCTGTTCTGAACTTCCCCAAGTCTTCAGGAGGTCTGAAAAGAAGGAAGAGGGACTGGGTCATTCCTCCCATCAACTTCCCAGAGAATGACCGAGGCCCGTTCCCCAAGAATATGGTGCAG ATCAAGTCCAGCAATGATAAAGAGGTGAAGATCCAGTACAGCATCACTGGCACTGGGGCAGACCTACCTCCTGTGGGACTCTTCACTGTGGACAAAAACTCTGGAATACTCTATGTGACCCAGCCTttggacagggagagaaaagaccAATACATT CTCCTAGCCCATGCTGTTGCAGTGGGTGCAGGTATAGCTGAGGATCCCATGGAGATCATTGTGAAAGTCATCGATATGAATGACAACAAACCTGTATTTACCCAAGATCCATTTACGGGAACAGTTCCTGAAGCATCAAAACCAG GTGATGAGGTCATGCAGGTAACGGCCACTGATGCTGATGAGGAGGGCTCTGCCAATTCTGATGTCAGATACACCATTCTCAGTCAGGAGCCTCCACTACCAAGCCCCAACATGTTTGTCATCAACCCTGTGACTGGAGGGATTCGGGTTAACGCACCTGGGTTGGACAGAGAG AAATTTACCAAATATACTTTGGCAATCCAAGCTGCTGATATGGAGGGAAATGGCCTTACCAGCTTTGGCAAAGCCATCATTACAGTAACGGACAGCAATGACAACGCGCCACAGTTTGTGACGCCTTCG TACACTGTGTCAGTCCCAGAGAATAAAGTGGATGCCTTGGTGGTGAAAATGCCAGTGACTGATGGAGATGAGCCTCACTCCTCTGCCTGGGCCACCACCTACAAGATAGTTGACGGGGACCCTCAAGGCCTTTTCAGTGTGAGCACAGGCCCTAGCAAGCTGGAGGGCATCATTACAACCGCTAAG CCGCTTGACTTTGAGAAGAACAGCAAGTACACTCTGCTGGTCACTGTGCAGAATGAAGTCCCATTCGCAATCAGCCTGCCCACCTCCACTGCTACTGTTGTAGTGAATGTGGAGGATGTGAATGAAGCTCCAGTCTTCACCCCAGTGGAGAAGATTATCAGGAAACCTGAGGACCTCCCTGTTGACAGTGACCTGGTTCTGTACACCGCCACAGACCCAGACACTGCAAGGAATCAGAAAGTCAC ATACAAGATACGAAATGATCCTGCTGGATGGCTAAGTATCAACAAAGACACTGGGCTGATCAAAGTCAAGAGCCTCATGGACAGAGAATCCACTTTTGTCCAAGACAACAAATACTCTGTTATTGTTCTGGGTATCGACAACG ATGAAATCCCGGCAACTGGCACTGGCACCCTTATCATAGAGCTGGAGGATGTGAATGATAATGCTCCAACCATTGATGAGAGTGTGATCAGGGTCTGCAACAAGGAGTCCTCCCCACAGCTGCTGTCAGTCACTGATAAAGACAGCGCGGGCTTTGCTGCTCCATACACCGTACAGCTTCAGGGGCCGTCCCATTCTAACTGGACTGCCAGAATGAACGACACAA AGACTGGCATTATCCTGACACTGAAGACTGTGTTGGACAGTGGAGATTACATGGTTGTCCTGAGAGTGTCTGACAACCAGGGCCTGCACCATGACAGCACCATCCAGGCCTCCGTGTGTGACTGCAAAGGAGCAGATGTCCAGTGTACCGATAAAGCTGTAGCAGGCTTCGGCATCTCTAGCATTCTGGGAATTCTAGGAGCAGTCTTACTACTCCTAT TGTTGTCACTTCTGCTGCTCATGTTCCTGCGGAAGAGAGGTGGTGAGAAGAAGGAGCCTCTGCTGCAAGAGGACGATGTCAGGGACAACATCTACTACTATGACGAGGAGGGAGGTGGCGAGGATGACCAG GATTTTGACTTGAGTGTCCTGCACAGAGGTCTGGATAACCGTCCTGATGTTTTCCGTAATGACATCGCTCCAACCATGGCCCGGCCAGAGTATCGTCCACGACCCGCCAACCCAGCCGACATTGGCAACTTCATTGATGAT AACCTGAAGGCAGCTGACAACGACCCCACTGCCCCTCCCTACGACTCCCTCCTGGTGTTTGACTATGAAGGAGGTGGCTCTGAGGCCGGCTCCCTCAGTTCCCTCAACTCCTCCAACTCAGGAGGCGACCAGGACTACGACCTCCTTCAAGAGTGGGGCCCGCGCTTCAAGAAGCTGTCTGACATGtacggaggaggagaggattga